From Pseudorca crassidens isolate mPseCra1 chromosome 7, mPseCra1.hap1, whole genome shotgun sequence, a single genomic window includes:
- the MED27 gene encoding mediator of RNA polymerase II transcription subunit 27 isoform X5, giving the protein MADVLSVGVNLEAFAQAISAIQALRSSVSRVFDCLKDGMRNKETLEGREKAFIAHFQDNLHSVNRDLNELERLSNLVGKPSENHPLHNSGLLSLDPVQDKTPLYSQLLQAYKWSNKGTRVRSQVREDTTCRGAAKPVRHTTEPALWSPRATTTEAHVPQLLKSVRLEPVLRSKRSHCSEKPAHHNEE; this is encoded by the exons ATGGCGGACGTGTTAAGTGTCGGCGTGAACCTGGAAGCCTTTGCCCAGGCCATCAGTGCCATCCAGGCGCTGCGCTCCAGCGTGAGCAGGGTGTTCGACTGCCTGAAGGATGGCATGCGCAACAAGGAGACGCTGGAGGGCCGGGAGAAGGCCTTCATTGCGCACTTCCAGGACAACTTGCATTCGGTCAACCGGGACCTCAA TGAGCTGGAACGGCTGAGCAACTTGGTCGGCAAGCCTTCTGAGAACCATCCTCTCCATAACAGCGGGCTGTTGAGTCTGGATCCCGTGCAGGACAAAACCCCTCTCTACAGTCAGCTCCTTCAGGCATATAAGTGGTCAAACAAG gggacacgagttcgatcccaggtccgggaagataccacttgccgcggagcagctaagcccgtgcgccacaccactgagcctgcgctctggagcccacgagccacaactactgaagcccacgtgccacaactactgaagtccgtgcgcctagagcccgtgctccgcagcaagagaagccactgcagtgagaagcctgcacaccacaacgaagagtag